A single window of Gehongia tenuis DNA harbors:
- a CDS encoding zinc-ribbon domain containing protein, with the protein MYEDKTLICKDCGAEFVFTAGEQEFYAEKGFMNEPARCKACRDSRKNARRAEGGQREMHDAVCAACGAPCKIPFVPKNDRPIYCSECFQSHR; encoded by the coding sequence ATGTACGAAGACAAGACGTTAATTTGTAAGGACTGTGGCGCGGAGTTCGTTTTCACCGCTGGTGAGCAGGAATTCTATGCTGAAAAGGGATTCATGAACGAGCCCGCTCGCTGCAAAGCTTGCCGCGACTCTCGCAAGAACGCTCGGCGTGCCGAGGGTGGCCAGCGCGAGATGCATGACGCTGTTTGCGCGGCTTGTGGCGCTCCTTGCAAGATCCCCTTTGTTCCCAAGAACGACCGGCCAATTTACTGCAGCGAGTGCTTCCAGTCGCACAGGTAA
- a CDS encoding LytTR family DNA-binding domain-containing protein — translation MRLEVHIDGSVPEVKVDITAPAMSREVSDLIRRMESGGSALSGMRNKRYYPLNLTKVYAVTTQGNRILAHTLAGEYEVKGRMYELEERLAPEGFIRISQSALANVSHIQNFAMHFNGTMELRFKNGAVEYVSRRYVPAIKKYFRL, via the coding sequence ATGAGATTGGAAGTTCATATCGATGGAAGCGTTCCCGAGGTAAAGGTGGACATTACGGCGCCGGCCATGAGCCGGGAGGTGAGCGACCTCATCCGCAGGATGGAGAGCGGGGGAAGCGCGCTTTCCGGGATGCGAAACAAACGGTACTATCCGCTGAATCTGACCAAGGTCTATGCGGTCACCACCCAGGGAAATCGGATTCTTGCCCATACCCTGGCGGGGGAGTACGAGGTGAAGGGCAGGATGTATGAGCTGGAAGAAAGACTGGCGCCCGAGGGATTTATACGCATCTCCCAATCGGCACTGGCCAATGTCAGCCATATTCAAAACTTTGCCATGCATTTCAACGGAACCATGGAGCTGAGGTTCAAAAATGGTGCGGTGGAATATGTATCCCGGCGCTATGTGCCTGCCATCAAAAAGTATTTCAGGCTGTGA
- a CDS encoding DUF3021 domain-containing protein, producing the protein MSYGKEALKRGAMGLAVGIAISMTIAVIIGWREGLSTYDFEIMSKSYAAGGIMGIVFGAASVIWNVKRWSYLKQTVLHMLVIAAVYPTLSMWAGWIPAGLVPAAICFGGFVAIYGILWTGWFFHYKRTIRDFNARVGQK; encoded by the coding sequence ATGAGTTATGGGAAGGAAGCCTTAAAAAGAGGCGCCATGGGCCTGGCGGTAGGAATTGCTATCAGCATGACGATCGCGGTCATCATTGGATGGAGGGAAGGGCTCAGCACCTATGATTTTGAGATCATGAGCAAAAGCTACGCGGCGGGCGGGATCATGGGCATTGTGTTTGGAGCGGCGTCGGTGATCTGGAATGTGAAAAGGTGGAGCTATTTAAAGCAGACCGTGCTTCATATGCTGGTGATAGCGGCGGTCTACCCCACCCTCTCCATGTGGGCGGGCTGGATCCCGGCAGGACTGGTGCCGGCGGCCATCTGTTTTGGTGGGTTTGTTGCGATCTATGGCATCCTGTGGACAGGGTGGTTCTTTCATTATAAGCGGACAATCCGGGATTTTAATGCCAGGGTGGGGCAAAAATAA
- the hpf gene encoding ribosome hibernation-promoting factor, HPF/YfiA family, translating into MKMTIIGKNMEVSDKLKARLERKLGKLERFFAEDTPMKVTLSEEKNRQIIEVTIPFDGVILRGEESGSDMFTAIDKVVDVLVRQIRKHRTRLEKRVKSGSFIKGVPLEADDAFTADEPGDELGKVVRVKQFDMKPMTVEEAALQMDLLGHTFYVFCNGDTGKVNVVYKRKDGNLGLIEPA; encoded by the coding sequence ATGAAGATGACCATCATTGGCAAGAACATGGAAGTTTCGGACAAACTGAAAGCGAGGCTGGAAAGGAAGCTGGGCAAGCTTGAGCGTTTCTTCGCGGAGGATACGCCCATGAAGGTAACGCTTTCGGAGGAAAAGAACCGGCAAATCATCGAGGTCACCATTCCCTTTGACGGCGTGATCCTCCGCGGGGAGGAATCGGGAAGTGATATGTTCACCGCCATCGATAAGGTGGTGGATGTGCTCGTCCGTCAGATCCGCAAACACCGCACCCGGCTGGAAAAGCGGGTCAAGAGCGGGAGTTTCATCAAGGGCGTACCGCTGGAAGCGGACGATGCCTTCACTGCAGATGAACCGGGCGATGAACTGGGCAAGGTGGTCCGGGTCAAACAGTTTGACATGAAGCCCATGACCGTGGAGGAAGCGGCACTTCAGATGGATTTGCTGGGCCATACCTTCTATGTGTTCTGCAATGGGGATACGGGCAAGGTGAACGTGGTTTACAAACGCAAGGACGGAAACCTGGGGCTCATCGAACCCGCATGA
- the nagB gene encoding glucosamine-6-phosphate deaminase, with protein sequence MYTWVYDSVDQVNEVASMLLLSQLVERPKSVLGLATGNSPLGVYQRLIENYRKGLVDMSRASSFNLDEYCGLAPEHPGSYHYYMEKHLFEQVNFRPENIHIPSGVGECEANARDYELELKKCGGIDLQLLGLGQNGHIGFNEPGSAFIFHTHKVALTESTIEANRPLFENPGDIPRHAITMGVGNILEARKILLIATGESKAQAVSAMIHGDITPRLPASILHTHANVTVLLDRAAASAL encoded by the coding sequence TTGTATACTTGGGTTTATGATTCGGTGGATCAGGTCAATGAGGTGGCCTCCATGCTCCTTCTCAGCCAGCTGGTGGAGCGGCCAAAGAGCGTGCTGGGTCTTGCCACGGGCAACTCCCCCCTCGGCGTATATCAGCGCCTGATTGAAAATTATCGAAAAGGACTTGTGGACATGTCCCGGGCTTCATCCTTCAATCTCGATGAATACTGTGGTCTCGCGCCGGAACATCCGGGCAGTTACCATTACTACATGGAAAAGCATCTGTTTGAACAAGTGAACTTCCGACCTGAAAATATCCATATCCCCAGCGGTGTCGGAGAGTGTGAGGCAAATGCCCGAGACTATGAGCTTGAGCTCAAAAAATGCGGCGGCATTGATCTTCAGCTGCTGGGCCTTGGTCAGAACGGCCATATCGGCTTCAACGAACCGGGCAGCGCCTTCATCTTCCATACCCACAAGGTCGCTCTCACCGAGAGCACCATTGAGGCGAACCGCCCTCTCTTTGAAAATCCCGGCGATATCCCCCGCCATGCCATCACCATGGGAGTGGGCAATATCCTGGAGGCCCGGAAGATTCTTCTCATCGCCACCGGCGAATCCAAAGCACAGGCGGTTTCCGCGATGATCCACGGCGATATCACCCCCCGTCTTCCCGCATCCATTCTCCATACCCATGCCAATGTCACAGTTCTGCTGGACCGGGCCGCAGCCAGTGCGCTTTAA
- the secA gene encoding preprotein translocase subunit SecA: MLDFLKKVLGDSNESQIKQLQKTVDQINAFEPSIKALSDEELRAKTSEFKDRLNQGETLDDLLPEAFAVVREAAWRSVGMRHFDVQLIGGIVLHQGRIAEMRTGEGKTLVATLPAYLNALKGEGVHIVTVNDYLASRDAQWMGKIHRFLGLSVGVIIHDLSSEQRRAAYACDITYGTNNEFGFDYLRDNMVIFKKEMVQRPLSFAIVDEVDSILIDEARTPLIISGQGDKSTEMYGAADRFVKYLKLDEDYLYDEKDKAVTLTEKGVAKAEQHFKVDNLADAENTELNHHINQALKANVTMKLDVDYVVKDGEVIIVDDFTGRLMYGRRYSDGLHQAIEAKEHVKVERESKTLATITFQNYFRMYKKLSGMTGTAKTEEEEFRDIYGLDVVTIPTNKPMIRKDFNDVVYRSQKGKFEAVVREIEERHESGQPVLVGTISVEKSEELSRMLKRKGIHHQVLNAKHHDKEATIVAQAGHYGAVTIATNMAGRGTDILLGGNPEFLARLNMHQQGFSDDMVENATSHEDTEDEEILAARREYQRLYDHFKAETDVEHEKVVSAGGLHIIGTERHESRRIDNQLRGRSGRQGDPGSSRFYLSLDDDLLRLFGSERIEGLVTKLGMNDDEPIDLKMLTKQIESAQRKVEGRNYNIRKNVLQYDDVMNTQREVIYGQRRTVLEGGDVHGNIMDMLETVVKEQVEHYMGRVDDYTEWDIKGLAQVMERIFPVPGAFTFTVEEAGRLSKAEVTERCMAAAKACYAAKEEEITGKNLDMREVERVVLLKIVDQKWMDHIDAMDQMRQGIGLRAYGQRDPVIEYKMEGFDMFEEMIANIRLDTVTTICHLTSQKPMERKRVATPTREGFAAQSLAAQANRPAPEGKKPVVVGPKVGRNEPCPCGSGKKYKNCHGRPGHEQPLDEG, encoded by the coding sequence ATGCTGGATTTTTTAAAGAAGGTACTTGGAGATAGCAATGAAAGCCAGATCAAACAGCTGCAAAAGACGGTGGACCAGATCAACGCTTTCGAGCCCTCCATCAAGGCGCTGAGCGATGAGGAACTTCGGGCGAAAACGTCGGAGTTTAAGGATAGACTGAACCAGGGAGAAACCCTGGACGATCTTTTGCCGGAGGCTTTCGCGGTGGTGCGGGAGGCGGCCTGGCGCAGCGTGGGAATGCGGCACTTCGATGTGCAGCTTATCGGCGGCATCGTACTGCATCAGGGCCGTATTGCCGAGATGCGAACCGGTGAAGGCAAGACGCTGGTGGCGACCCTGCCCGCATACCTCAACGCACTGAAGGGCGAGGGCGTGCATATCGTCACCGTCAACGATTACCTGGCCAGCCGTGACGCCCAGTGGATGGGTAAGATTCATCGGTTTCTCGGGCTCTCGGTGGGTGTGATTATCCACGATCTGTCCTCCGAACAGCGGCGGGCGGCCTATGCCTGCGATATCACCTACGGAACCAACAACGAATTTGGGTTCGATTATCTCCGGGATAACATGGTTATCTTCAAAAAGGAGATGGTGCAGCGGCCTCTCAGCTTTGCCATCGTCGATGAGGTGGACTCCATTTTGATTGATGAAGCGAGGACGCCCCTTATCATCTCCGGACAGGGGGACAAATCCACCGAGATGTACGGTGCGGCGGACCGCTTCGTCAAATATCTCAAGCTGGACGAGGATTATCTCTATGATGAAAAGGATAAGGCGGTGACCCTAACCGAAAAGGGCGTCGCTAAAGCGGAACAGCACTTCAAGGTGGATAACCTGGCCGATGCGGAGAATACCGAGCTCAACCATCACATCAACCAGGCGCTAAAAGCCAATGTGACCATGAAGCTTGACGTGGACTACGTGGTCAAGGACGGCGAGGTCATCATCGTGGATGATTTCACCGGCCGGCTCATGTATGGCCGCCGATACAGCGATGGCCTCCATCAGGCCATTGAAGCCAAGGAGCACGTGAAGGTGGAGCGCGAGAGCAAGACGCTGGCCACCATCACCTTCCAGAATTATTTTAGAATGTACAAAAAACTCTCCGGCATGACCGGTACGGCCAAAACGGAGGAGGAGGAATTCCGGGATATCTACGGTTTGGACGTGGTGACCATTCCCACCAATAAACCCATGATCCGCAAGGATTTCAACGATGTGGTCTATCGCAGTCAGAAGGGCAAATTTGAGGCCGTGGTGCGGGAGATCGAGGAACGCCATGAAAGCGGTCAGCCGGTGCTGGTGGGTACCATCTCGGTGGAAAAGAGCGAGGAACTCTCCCGGATGCTGAAACGCAAGGGCATCCATCATCAGGTTCTGAACGCCAAGCATCACGACAAGGAGGCCACCATCGTGGCCCAGGCGGGCCATTACGGTGCGGTGACTATTGCCACCAACATGGCGGGCCGTGGCACCGATATCCTCCTGGGCGGAAATCCCGAGTTCTTAGCCCGGCTGAACATGCATCAGCAGGGCTTCAGCGATGACATGGTTGAAAACGCCACCTCCCACGAGGATACGGAGGACGAGGAGATTCTGGCGGCCCGCAGGGAGTACCAGCGCCTTTATGACCACTTCAAGGCTGAGACCGATGTGGAGCACGAAAAGGTGGTGTCGGCCGGCGGCCTGCATATCATTGGCACTGAGCGCCATGAATCCCGACGAATCGATAATCAGCTTCGCGGCCGGTCCGGCCGTCAGGGCGACCCCGGCTCCAGCCGCTTCTATCTGTCCTTGGATGACGATCTTTTGCGTCTGTTCGGTTCGGAACGCATTGAAGGCCTGGTCACCAAGCTGGGGATGAACGATGACGAACCCATTGATCTCAAGATGCTCACCAAGCAGATTGAATCGGCCCAGCGTAAGGTGGAGGGACGAAACTACAACATTCGTAAAAATGTGCTTCAGTACGACGATGTGATGAACACCCAGCGTGAGGTCATCTACGGCCAGCGTCGCACGGTGCTGGAGGGCGGGGATGTCCATGGCAACATCATGGATATGCTGGAGACCGTGGTGAAGGAACAGGTCGAGCATTACATGGGCCGGGTGGACGATTACACCGAATGGGATATCAAGGGGCTAGCCCAGGTCATGGAGCGGATTTTCCCGGTGCCCGGTGCTTTCACTTTCACCGTGGAGGAAGCGGGCCGCCTTTCCAAGGCGGAGGTCACTGAGCGCTGCATGGCGGCGGCCAAGGCCTGCTATGCGGCCAAGGAAGAGGAGATTACCGGCAAGAATCTCGATATGCGGGAAGTGGAGCGGGTGGTCCTGCTCAAGATTGTGGATCAAAAGTGGATGGACCATATCGACGCCATGGACCAGATGCGTCAGGGTATCGGACTTAGAGCCTATGGCCAGCGCGACCCGGTGATTGAGTATAAGATGGAAGGCTTCGACATGTTCGAGGAGATGATCGCCAACATCCGTCTGGATACGGTGACCACCATCTGTCATCTGACTTCCCAGAAGCCCATGGAGAGAAAACGGGTTGCGACCCCGACGCGGGAAGGCTTCGCTGCCCAGAGCCTGGCGGCCCAGGCCAACCGCCCCGCTCCGGAAGGGAAAAAACCGGTGGTGGTGGGTCCCAAGGTGGGCCGTAACGAACCCTGTCCCTGCGGCAGCGGCAAAAAGTACAAGAATTGTCATGGCCGCCCTGGTCATGAGCAGCCTTTGGATGAAGGCTGA
- the prfB gene encoding peptide chain release factor 2 (programmed frameshift), with protein sequence MIQLDPYRQQLTAVLETIQKVGESLDPAKMDNERKQLEIEMAQPGFWDDAEKAGRINQRLKGIEDKQNRMADMNRRAEDIETLIEMGDESEDPTLVDEVAAELNELVDLAEKAYLETLLTGEYDELNAILSLHAGAGGTEAQDWTSMLYRMYTRWCEKKGYGVKVLDFLEGDEAGIKAVTFLVEGLNAYGYLKAEKGVHRLVRISPFDASARRHTSFASLDVMPEIVNDDTIEIKSDDLRIDTYRSSGAGGQHINKTSSAIRITHLPTGIVVQCQNERSQLQNKETAMRMLRSKLAEVKARENEEKMLSIKGEMKKIEWGSQIRSYVFQPYTMVKDHRTGQENSNVNAVMDGELDEFIQAYLIKL encoded by the exons ATGATACAGCTGGACCCCTACCGTCAGCAATTGACGGCGGTGCTTGAAACCATTCAAAAGGTAGGTGAGTCCCTT GACCCCGCCAAGATGGATAACGAGCGCAAGCAGTTAGAAATTGAGATGGCTCAGCCAGGTTTTTGGGATGACGCGGAGAAGGCGGGGCGCATCAATCAGCGGCTCAAAGGTATTGAGGACAAGCAAAACCGCATGGCCGATATGAATCGCCGTGCGGAGGATATTGAGACCTTGATTGAGATGGGAGACGAGAGCGAGGATCCCACCCTCGTGGACGAGGTCGCAGCGGAACTGAATGAGTTGGTGGACCTGGCTGAAAAGGCCTATTTGGAGACTCTTCTTACGGGGGAGTACGATGAGCTGAATGCAATCTTGTCCCTCCACGCCGGCGCCGGCGGAACCGAAGCCCAGGATTGGACTTCCATGCTCTACCGCATGTACACGCGCTGGTGTGAGAAAAAAGGCTATGGGGTGAAAGTGCTGGACTTTTTGGAGGGGGACGAGGCTGGCATCAAGGCGGTCACCTTCCTGGTGGAGGGCCTGAATGCCTATGGTTATCTGAAGGCGGAAAAGGGTGTGCACCGACTGGTTCGAATTTCGCCCTTTGACGCGTCAGCCAGACGGCATACCTCCTTTGCTTCCCTGGATGTGATGCCGGAGATCGTCAATGACGATACCATTGAGATCAAGTCCGATGATCTTCGCATCGACACCTACCGATCTTCCGGCGCAGGCGGACAGCATATCAACAAGACTTCGTCCGCCATCCGGATTACTCACTTGCCCACCGGCATCGTGGTCCAATGTCAGAATGAACGCTCCCAGCTGCAAAACAAGGAAACGGCCATGCGCATGCTGCGCAGTAAACTGGCGGAGGTCAAGGCTCGGGAGAACGAGGAGAAGATGCTGTCCATCAAGGGTGAAATGAAAAAAATCGAATGGGGCAGTCAGATTCGCTCCTATGTTTTTCAGCCCTACACCATGGTCAAGGATCACCGCACCGGGCAGGAAAACTCCAACGTAAATGCGGTGATGGATGGGGAATTGGATGAATTCATTCAGGCTTATCTGATCAAGCTGTAA